From a single Streptomyces sp. NBC_01264 genomic region:
- a CDS encoding PP2C family protein-serine/threonine phosphatase, producing the protein MDPSAPHPRTSRFRESRAVLLAVPFLLIAAVTVVDVLAPPDVHLGPFLVAAPALTASFAGPRTTGLVGAVAVLAQVGVAIARTSLTDLNHTFQIIALVLISAFVTFFAHLREVHERQLTRLRSVAVAAQQVVLRPLRDRMGPLRIASVYLSAEAEAQIGGDLYAAARTAEGTRLLIGDVRGKGLEAVGEASVVLGAFRAAAHLAADLPGLVGYLEAAVAADPDRGAEGSWGPGRPDEGFTTAAVLDIPDGEPSLRLVSCGHPPPLLLRGGRAVPLQVDHPAPPLGLAELADTGFTAQPFAFEPGDVVLLYTDGVIEARDASGAFYPLPERAADWPGDGPEALLRHLCADLLAHTPNGLLGDDAAMVAIERVGPVP; encoded by the coding sequence ATGGACCCCTCAGCGCCGCACCCACGCACCAGCCGGTTCCGGGAATCGCGCGCGGTACTGCTGGCGGTCCCGTTCCTGCTGATCGCCGCCGTGACGGTGGTGGACGTCCTGGCCCCGCCGGACGTCCACCTGGGTCCCTTCCTGGTCGCCGCCCCCGCTCTCACCGCCTCCTTCGCCGGGCCCCGGACGACCGGGCTCGTCGGCGCCGTGGCGGTCCTCGCGCAGGTGGGGGTGGCGATCGCGCGCACCTCCCTGACGGACCTCAACCACACCTTCCAGATCATCGCCCTCGTCCTGATCTCGGCCTTCGTCACCTTCTTCGCACACTTGCGCGAAGTGCACGAGCGCCAGCTCACCCGCCTTCGCTCCGTGGCCGTGGCGGCGCAGCAGGTGGTCCTACGACCGCTGCGCGACCGGATGGGCCCGCTGCGGATCGCCTCGGTGTACCTGTCGGCCGAGGCCGAGGCGCAGATCGGCGGCGACCTGTACGCGGCCGCCCGCACCGCCGAAGGCACCCGGCTGCTCATCGGGGACGTCCGCGGCAAGGGGCTGGAGGCGGTCGGGGAGGCGTCCGTCGTCCTCGGAGCCTTCCGGGCCGCGGCCCACCTGGCGGCCGACCTGCCCGGCCTGGTGGGCTACCTGGAGGCCGCCGTGGCCGCCGACCCGGACCGGGGCGCGGAAGGCTCCTGGGGCCCCGGACGCCCGGACGAGGGGTTCACCACCGCAGCCGTGCTCGACATCCCCGACGGCGAGCCCTCACTGCGGCTGGTCAGCTGCGGGCACCCGCCGCCGCTGCTGCTGCGCGGGGGCCGGGCCGTCCCGCTCCAGGTGGACCACCCGGCGCCGCCGCTGGGTCTGGCCGAGCTGGCGGACACCGGGTTCACCGCGCAGCCCTTCGCCTTCGAGCCGGGGGACGTGGTGCTGCTGTACACGGACGGCGTCATCGAGGCCCGCGACGCGTCGGGGGCCTTCTACCCGCTGCCGGAGCGGGCCGCGGACTGGCCCGGAGACGGCCCGGAGGCCCTCCTGCGCCACCTCTGCGCGGACCTCCTGGCCCACACCCCGAACGGCCTCCTGGGCGACGACGCGGCGATGGTGGCCATCGAGCGCGTGGGCCCCGTGCCGTGA
- a CDS encoding ABC transporter ATP-binding protein, which yields MLELTGITAGYDRRAPVVRDAHLSLAPGESLGLLGPSGCGKSTLARVAALLHRPERGTVAFDGRAVPGFRHRAPRALRTSVGMVFQQPRLAADPRLTLRELVAEPLRATGRRSEIEAVVPELAGRVGLGADLLGRRPHEVSDGQLQRACVARALVLRPRWLVCDEMTAMLDASTTAALVGVVEEYRAESGAGLLAVGHDPVLLGRWCARTAHWEEIVKD from the coding sequence ATGCTTGAGCTGACCGGCATCACCGCCGGCTACGACCGCCGGGCCCCCGTCGTACGGGACGCCCACCTGAGCCTCGCCCCCGGGGAATCCCTCGGACTGCTGGGCCCCAGCGGCTGCGGGAAGTCCACGCTGGCCAGGGTCGCCGCCCTGCTGCACCGGCCCGAGCGGGGGACCGTGGCCTTCGACGGCCGCGCCGTGCCCGGCTTCCGGCACCGGGCGCCGCGCGCCCTGCGCACCTCGGTCGGCATGGTCTTCCAGCAGCCCCGGCTGGCGGCGGATCCCCGGCTCACACTGCGCGAGCTCGTCGCCGAACCGCTCCGCGCGACCGGTCGGCGTAGCGAAATCGAGGCCGTCGTACCCGAGTTGGCGGGCCGGGTCGGCCTCGGCGCGGACCTGCTCGGCCGGCGGCCCCACGAGGTCAGCGACGGGCAGCTGCAACGGGCCTGTGTGGCCAGGGCGTTGGTTCTGCGGCCGCGCTGGCTGGTGTGCGACGAGATGACCGCCATGCTCGACGCGTCCACCACGGCCGCGCTGGTCGGCGTGGTGGAGGAGTACCGCGCGGAGTCCGGCGCGGGCCTGCTGGCGGTGGGGCACGATCCCGTCCTGCTCGGACGCTGGTGCGCGCGAACGGCTCACTGGGAGGAGATCGTCAAGGACTGA
- a CDS encoding ABC transporter ATP-binding protein, translating into MRGGRYVEAVTGATLALAPGECLALVGESGCGKSVLASALLGLLPGNAETAGAARLADGTDLLALDERTLARSIRGRRVALVPQSPAAHLTPVRTIRSHLEETVRELKGTAGAALREAAEAAAERVSFPATHLDRHPHELSGGLAQRAATALALIGDAPLLLADEPTTGLDRDLVHLTVDELRAHTRDAGRALLMITHDLAAAHRIADTVAVMYAGRIVETAPAGAFFGVPGPRHPYARGLLDALPERAFTPVPGAPPELGALPAGCAFAARCPRADSRCRAERPALTEGVACHHA; encoded by the coding sequence ATGCGCGGCGGCCGGTACGTCGAGGCCGTCACCGGAGCCACCCTCGCCCTGGCCCCCGGCGAATGCCTCGCCCTCGTCGGCGAGAGCGGCTGCGGCAAGTCCGTGCTCGCCTCAGCCCTCCTCGGCCTGCTCCCCGGCAACGCCGAGACCGCCGGCGCCGCCCGGCTCGCCGACGGGACCGACCTGCTCGCCCTCGACGAGCGCACCCTCGCTCGCAGCATCCGGGGCCGCCGCGTCGCGCTGGTCCCGCAGAGCCCCGCCGCGCACCTCACCCCGGTCCGCACCATCCGCTCCCACCTCGAGGAGACCGTCCGCGAGCTGAAGGGGACGGCCGGGGCGGCGCTGCGCGAGGCCGCCGAAGCGGCGGCCGAGCGGGTGTCCTTCCCCGCCACCCACCTCGACCGCCATCCCCACGAGCTCTCCGGCGGGCTCGCCCAACGGGCCGCCACCGCGCTCGCGCTGATCGGCGACGCGCCCCTGCTGCTCGCCGACGAGCCGACCACCGGCCTCGACCGGGACCTGGTCCACCTCACGGTCGACGAGCTGCGCGCCCACACCCGGGACGCCGGGCGCGCGCTGCTGATGATCACGCACGACCTCGCGGCGGCCCACCGCATCGCCGACACCGTGGCCGTCATGTACGCGGGCCGCATCGTGGAAACCGCCCCCGCCGGAGCCTTCTTCGGCGTTCCGGGCCCCCGTCACCCCTACGCGCGCGGACTCCTCGACGCCCTCCCCGAGCGGGCCTTCACCCCGGTTCCGGGCGCCCCGCCCGAGCTCGGCGCGCTCCCGGCCGGCTGCGCCTTCGCCGCGCGCTGTCCGCGCGCCGACTCCCGCTGCCGGGCCGAGCGGCCCGCGCTCACCGAAGGGGTGGCCTGCCACCATGCTTGA
- a CDS encoding ABC transporter permease — MADTTPAPLLWRSHGRDRGSTRNLRVRTSAVIVVLIALAVLLVPPLVRLDQQAVDLSAKLLPPSWAHPFGTDDVGRDLLLRCVYGLRVSLLVGLVAALVASVLGTAVGALAGALGGWPDRCVMRVVDALSSIPHLLLGIFIVAMFRPGVWPVVVSVALTHWLSTARIVRAEVLSLRSRPYLDAAVSGGASRWRVTVRHLVPGVLPQAGLAAVLMVPHAMWHESALSFLGLGLPAHQASLGNLVQTARGSLLAGDWWPTLFPGLLLIVPTLAIAGLAGAWRERLNPRRRSELSL; from the coding sequence ATGGCTGACACGACCCCGGCGCCGCTGCTCTGGCGCTCCCACGGCCGCGACCGCGGCTCCACCCGGAACCTGCGGGTGCGGACCTCGGCGGTGATCGTCGTACTGATCGCGCTGGCAGTGCTGCTCGTGCCGCCGCTGGTCCGGCTCGACCAGCAGGCGGTCGACTTGTCGGCAAAGCTCCTGCCGCCCTCCTGGGCCCATCCCTTCGGCACCGACGACGTGGGCCGCGACCTGCTGCTGCGCTGCGTGTACGGGCTGCGCGTCTCGCTGCTGGTCGGGCTGGTGGCGGCGCTGGTCGCCAGCGTCCTCGGCACGGCGGTCGGCGCGCTCGCCGGGGCGCTCGGCGGGTGGCCGGACCGGTGCGTCATGCGCGTGGTGGACGCGCTGTCCTCGATCCCGCACCTGCTGCTCGGCATCTTCATCGTCGCGATGTTCCGGCCGGGGGTGTGGCCTGTGGTCGTCTCCGTGGCCCTGACCCACTGGCTGTCCACGGCCCGCATCGTCCGCGCGGAAGTCCTCTCGCTGCGCTCGCGGCCCTATCTGGACGCGGCCGTCTCGGGCGGCGCCTCGCGGTGGCGGGTGACCGTACGCCACCTCGTGCCCGGAGTCCTGCCGCAGGCGGGCCTCGCGGCCGTCCTGATGGTCCCGCACGCCATGTGGCACGAGTCGGCCCTGTCCTTCCTCGGCCTCGGCCTGCCGGCGCACCAGGCGAGCCTGGGCAACCTGGTCCAGACGGCCCGCGGTTCGCTGCTCGCCGGCGACTGGTGGCCCACGCTCTTCCCCGGGCTCCTCCTGATCGTCCCGACCCTGGCCATCGCCGGCCTCGCGGGCGCCTGGCGCGAGCGCCTCAACCCCCGCCGCCGCTCGGAGCTCAGCCTGTGA